One window from the genome of Verrucomicrobiia bacterium encodes:
- a CDS encoding sugar kinase, with the protein MSAATLEGGRCPAIVAMGEVMIRLSPPGAERLEFARTLEVDVGGGEYNVVHALARFGWSAGLVTQLPDHPLSRRVLQHARAAGLDTRWMTLRPYDGVGRSGRLGLNFAEIGAGARGGLVLFDRGHSAAAAMGPGSVDWAALFEGGCRWMHASGIFPALAGDCARALEEALVVARRFGATVSFDLNYRSALGTLGEAAVLNRQLVGIADVLIGSPEGLECLLGDAGAGECRPVGTLAAAVRERFPGLRIVAGTCRTVHSASRNDLSGFLLSEQGWFEDPGWPDLGVVDRVGTGDAFSAGLVHGVLSGWPPPRTLRFALTHAALVHTTRGDTSQFTAGEVEGRMTGSPAAMQR; encoded by the coding sequence ATGAGCGCAGCGACCCTGGAGGGTGGACGATGCCCGGCAATCGTCGCGATGGGCGAGGTCATGATCCGGTTGTCGCCACCGGGAGCGGAACGGTTGGAGTTTGCGCGGACCCTGGAGGTGGATGTCGGGGGCGGTGAATACAACGTCGTGCATGCGTTGGCCCGGTTCGGGTGGTCTGCCGGATTGGTGACGCAGCTGCCGGATCACCCGTTGTCGCGCCGGGTGCTGCAGCATGCGCGGGCTGCCGGACTGGACACCCGCTGGATGACGCTTCGTCCGTATGATGGCGTGGGAAGGTCCGGACGTCTGGGGCTGAATTTCGCGGAGATCGGAGCCGGGGCCCGCGGCGGGCTGGTGCTGTTTGATCGGGGGCATTCCGCCGCGGCAGCGATGGGTCCGGGCTCGGTGGATTGGGCGGCCCTGTTTGAGGGCGGCTGCCGGTGGATGCACGCGAGCGGGATCTTTCCGGCGCTGGCCGGGGACTGCGCCCGGGCATTGGAGGAGGCGCTGGTTGTCGCCCGGCGGTTCGGGGCGACCGTCAGCTTTGACTTGAACTACCGGTCCGCGCTCGGTACGCTGGGAGAGGCGGCGGTGCTCAACCGACAATTGGTCGGGATCGCCGACGTGCTGATTGGAAGTCCCGAGGGTTTGGAATGCCTGCTGGGCGACGCTGGTGCGGGGGAGTGCCGGCCGGTGGGAACCCTTGCGGCGGCGGTGCGTGAGCGTTTTCCGGGGCTCAGGATCGTTGCCGGCACCTGCCGGACGGTTCATTCGGCATCCCGCAACGATCTGTCGGGGTTTTTGCTCTCGGAGCAGGGGTGGTTCGAGGACCCCGGTTGGCCGGATCTTGGAGTGGTGGACCGGGTGGGCACGGGGGATGCCTTTTCGGCGGGACTGGTTCACGGGGTGCTCTCGGGCTGGCCGCCGCCACGGACGCTGCGGTTTGCGCTCACCCATGCCGCGCTGGTGCATACCACGCGGGGTGATACGTCCCAGTTCACCGCGGGGGAGGTTGAGGGCCGCATGACCGGCTCCCCGGCCGCCATGCAACGTTGA
- a CDS encoding SAM-dependent methyltransferase — MEEIATAGGVLPFARFMEVALYAPELGYYERRTSPGRSGDFYTSVSVGPLFGELLAYQCSCWFDQLLAANGDKVGERNGPLDLVEAGAHDGRLAADVLQWFERWRPDLASRLRLWLVEPSATRRARQAGTLGKWVSRADWVSRPAELTARTGGGIRGVFYSNELLDAFPVHRLVWRRPPGRWEESGVGWAAGRFVWRPLPDALETAGAADRRRLDGLPASLREVLPDGQVLDVSPSAAAWWQEAAGSLRHGVLMTFDYGFDEEVPVRPGASSGSLRAYAQHRVLGDVLADPGGQDLTADVDVAAVARAGEAAGLSTEWRGTQRAWLTALLGRTLPVAGTGFPEWDRGRVRQFQTLTHPEHLGRRFRVLVQRRPPAVSGNAACP; from the coding sequence GTGGAGGAGATCGCCACGGCGGGCGGTGTTCTGCCATTTGCCCGGTTCATGGAAGTGGCGCTGTATGCCCCGGAACTGGGATACTATGAGCGGCGGACTTCCCCGGGACGTTCCGGCGATTTTTACACGAGTGTGAGCGTCGGGCCGCTGTTTGGAGAGTTGCTCGCGTATCAATGCTCGTGCTGGTTCGACCAGCTCCTGGCTGCGAACGGGGACAAGGTTGGGGAGCGGAATGGGCCGCTGGACCTGGTGGAGGCGGGCGCCCATGACGGCCGGCTTGCGGCAGATGTCCTGCAGTGGTTTGAACGGTGGCGTCCGGACCTGGCCTCCCGGCTGCGCCTGTGGCTTGTCGAGCCATCGGCCACGCGTCGCGCCCGGCAGGCCGGAACCCTCGGCAAATGGGTCTCCCGGGCGGACTGGGTGTCCCGACCCGCGGAGTTGACCGCCCGGACCGGAGGTGGGATTCGCGGCGTTTTCTACTCCAATGAACTGCTCGATGCCTTCCCGGTCCATCGCTTGGTGTGGCGCCGTCCGCCCGGCCGTTGGGAGGAATCGGGGGTGGGCTGGGCGGCCGGACGGTTTGTCTGGCGGCCGCTGCCGGATGCGCTCGAAACGGCAGGGGCCGCGGATCGGCGGCGTCTGGATGGCCTGCCGGCTTCCCTGCGGGAGGTTCTTCCCGACGGGCAGGTGCTGGACGTGTCGCCGTCGGCCGCGGCGTGGTGGCAGGAGGCGGCCGGGTCCCTTCGCCACGGGGTGTTGATGACCTTCGACTACGGATTCGACGAGGAAGTGCCGGTGCGGCCCGGGGCTTCGTCGGGATCGCTGCGTGCGTATGCGCAACATCGCGTGCTGGGGGACGTGCTGGCGGATCCCGGTGGGCAGGATCTAACGGCGGATGTGGACGTTGCGGCGGTCGCGCGCGCCGGCGAGGCGGCGGGGTTGTCCACAGAGTGGCGCGGCACCCAGCGGGCGTGGTTGACGGCGCTCCTGGGCCGGACGCTTCCGGTGGCGGGCACCGGGTTCCCGGAATGGGATCGGGGCCGGGTGCGGCAGTTTCAAACCCTCACCCATCCCGAGCATCTGGGCCGGCGCTTTCGCGTCCTCGTCCAGAGGCGTCCGCCGGCGGTTTCCGGAAATGCGGCTTGCCCTTGA
- a CDS encoding TIM barrel protein, translating into MSTTSAAKARKSATTAAANPATANNFPRLHNAMWPGLVGKGSPGAEPAIDLDTMLDLTAKAEVGGVRFDGVDLFLYNPHVDIDLDDAGIRRLADKIRKKGFVVGSVVAPVWFDGSAMGDETQRSNWVTAVRKACHIAQRLRELGVRPYGVVRIDSAAPVTAWGQDPKGNTKRIAQTFREGGKVAKDHGERLAAEGEICWGGMHSWKYMLRTLEETAMPRVVGFQADMAHTLLYTLGYNAPEHRIVPANFHWEPGAFHAAMTKMTDALRPWTFDFHVAQNDATVKGSGDHEKTGKHCPVNDVQGKLNVVRDAGYWLRDARGKVTRKTRHICWDGCMFPNEMLMKQETWNNILAAMIQVREHHGWRE; encoded by the coding sequence ATGAGCACAACGTCCGCCGCCAAAGCCCGCAAGAGCGCCACCACCGCCGCCGCCAACCCGGCCACTGCGAACAACTTTCCGAGGCTCCACAACGCCATGTGGCCGGGCCTGGTGGGGAAGGGGAGTCCCGGAGCCGAACCGGCGATTGACCTCGACACGATGCTGGATCTCACCGCAAAGGCCGAGGTGGGCGGGGTGCGCTTCGACGGAGTGGACCTGTTCTTGTACAACCCGCATGTGGATATTGACCTCGACGACGCCGGCATCCGGCGCCTCGCCGACAAGATCCGCAAGAAGGGCTTCGTCGTGGGGTCGGTGGTGGCGCCAGTGTGGTTCGACGGCTCGGCGATGGGGGACGAGACGCAGCGATCGAACTGGGTGACGGCGGTGCGCAAGGCCTGCCACATTGCGCAACGCCTTCGCGAGCTGGGGGTGCGTCCGTATGGCGTCGTGCGGATTGATTCCGCGGCACCGGTCACCGCGTGGGGCCAGGACCCGAAGGGCAACACCAAACGGATCGCCCAGACGTTTCGGGAAGGCGGCAAGGTGGCGAAGGACCACGGGGAACGCCTCGCCGCCGAAGGGGAGATCTGCTGGGGTGGCATGCATTCCTGGAAATACATGCTCCGAACCCTTGAGGAAACGGCGATGCCGCGGGTCGTCGGTTTCCAGGCCGACATGGCCCACACGCTCCTGTACACGCTGGGGTATAATGCGCCCGAGCACCGGATCGTTCCCGCGAACTTCCATTGGGAGCCGGGCGCCTTCCATGCGGCGATGACGAAGATGACCGACGCCCTCCGCCCGTGGACGTTCGACTTCCATGTCGCCCAGAACGACGCGACGGTGAAGGGGTCCGGAGACCACGAGAAAACCGGGAAGCACTGCCCGGTCAACGATGTGCAGGGCAAGCTGAACGTGGTGCGCGATGCCGGCTACTGGCTGCGCGACGCCCGGGGCAAGGTGACCCGCAAGACCCGCCACATCTGCTGGGACGGCTGCATGTTCCCGAACGAGATGCTCATGAAGCAGGAGACCTGGAATAACATTCTGGCTGCGATGATCCAGGTGCGCGAGCATCATGGATGGCGGGAATAG
- a CDS encoding cation:proton antiporter, producing the protein MPHDVTLIASVAVGFVLAALFGYGASRLGLPPLAGYLLAGVAVGPFTPGFVADAGLAGQLAEIGVILLMFGVGLHFSVADLAAVRRIAIPGAVGQILIATLLGAVMTRTWGWSWGSGVVMGLCLSVASTVVLLKALEERNAVATVDGRIAVGWLIVEDLAMVLVLVLLPAVAPFLGATSPPADGAHAATASHGPGGWVGALALTLLKVGAFAALVLLLGPRTLPWMLRQVARTGSRELFTLSVLAISMGIAFGSAHLFGVSFALGAFFAGVVLSESDLSHKAAGNSLPLQDAFAVLFFVSVGMLFDPGIVLQQPLRVAGVVLLILMGKSLIAVGIVLALGFPARTALNVSAALAQVGEFSFILAGLGVGLGLLPAESVSLLVAGALFSIALNPAVFAATDLAVRCLGRPVGAPDPRRDRLAAVEADLDAARLRAEERVAAHRFLSPEELAERFPVFRDLSQDQRELLLLYFRPRSVQPGERIIRTGDVADAVYFIQSGEVEVQAAGRRIRLGPGSVFGEMGLLGGKLRTADVTALDYCRLLWLGPGDFRYILRKHPDLRRDLESLVGERREMNEHAPAGNDTA; encoded by the coding sequence GTGCCGCATGATGTCACGCTGATCGCGTCGGTCGCGGTGGGGTTTGTGCTGGCGGCGTTGTTTGGCTACGGGGCCAGCCGGCTGGGGTTGCCGCCCCTGGCGGGTTACCTGCTGGCCGGTGTGGCGGTGGGGCCGTTCACTCCGGGGTTCGTCGCCGATGCAGGACTCGCAGGACAGCTGGCGGAGATCGGCGTGATCCTGTTGATGTTTGGCGTCGGACTTCATTTCTCGGTTGCCGACCTGGCGGCGGTCCGACGGATCGCCATTCCCGGGGCCGTCGGACAGATCCTGATCGCCACCCTGTTGGGGGCGGTCATGACGCGCACCTGGGGGTGGTCGTGGGGCAGCGGCGTAGTGATGGGCCTGTGCCTCTCGGTGGCCAGCACCGTGGTCCTGCTCAAAGCGCTGGAGGAACGGAATGCGGTGGCGACCGTGGACGGGCGGATTGCCGTGGGATGGCTCATCGTTGAGGACCTCGCCATGGTGCTGGTGCTGGTCCTGCTGCCCGCCGTCGCGCCGTTTCTTGGGGCCACAAGCCCGCCGGCGGACGGCGCGCACGCCGCGACGGCCTCCCACGGGCCCGGCGGTTGGGTCGGCGCCCTGGCCCTGACCCTGTTGAAGGTCGGCGCGTTTGCCGCGCTGGTGTTGTTGCTCGGGCCCCGCACGCTGCCCTGGATGCTCCGCCAAGTGGCCCGGACGGGATCGCGCGAGCTGTTCACCCTCTCCGTCCTGGCCATCTCGATGGGCATCGCCTTTGGTTCCGCGCACCTGTTCGGTGTGTCCTTCGCCCTGGGCGCCTTTTTTGCGGGCGTGGTGCTGAGCGAGTCCGACCTGAGCCACAAGGCCGCGGGGAACTCGCTGCCGCTGCAGGATGCCTTCGCCGTCCTCTTCTTCGTGTCCGTCGGGATGCTGTTTGACCCCGGAATCGTCCTCCAGCAACCGCTGCGCGTCGCCGGCGTGGTCCTGCTGATCCTGATGGGGAAGTCGTTGATCGCGGTGGGGATCGTCCTGGCGCTCGGGTTTCCGGCGCGCACGGCGTTGAACGTCTCGGCGGCGCTGGCCCAGGTGGGCGAGTTTTCGTTCATCCTGGCCGGCCTGGGTGTGGGGCTGGGGCTCCTGCCCGCGGAGAGTGTCAGTCTGCTTGTGGCAGGAGCCCTGTTCTCCATCGCCCTGAATCCGGCGGTGTTCGCCGCGACCGACCTGGCCGTCCGATGCCTCGGGCGGCCTGTCGGCGCCCCGGATCCGAGACGGGACCGGCTGGCCGCGGTCGAGGCCGACCTGGACGCCGCCCGCCTGCGCGCCGAGGAGCGTGTGGCGGCTCATCGCTTCCTCAGCCCGGAGGAGCTCGCCGAGCGGTTTCCGGTGTTTCGCGATTTGTCCCAGGATCAACGCGAGCTTCTTCTGTTGTATTTCAGGCCCCGGTCCGTGCAGCCGGGCGAACGCATCATCCGAACCGGGGACGTCGCCGATGCGGTGTACTTCATCCAGTCGGGGGAGGTCGAGGTGCAGGCCGCCGGACGCCGCATCCGGCTCGGCCCGGGATCCGTGTTTGGGGAAATGGGGTTGCTGGGGGGCAAGCTCCGGACCGCCGACGTGACGGCGCTCGATTACTGCCGGCTGCTTTGGCTGGGCCCCGGGGATTTCCGGTACATCCTCCGGAAGCATCCGGATCTGCGCCGAGACCTGGAGTCGCTGGTCGGGGAACGGCGGGAAATGAACGAACACGCGCCTGCCGGGAACGACACCGCCTGA
- a CDS encoding PQQ-dependent sugar dehydrogenase — protein sequence MPAFPNLTFLNPMGLLPVPGTSNLAVYEREGRIYQFPNDSQTASKTLVLDISRQCQGWDDSGLMGIAYHPGFETNRFLFVYYTWVAPGTVRGSATARPPTATPNRDRLERYTLDASGVAIPGSVQILMDQRAETVWHNGGGMFFHPQDGFLYLTNGDDAIGANAQRINRSLHSGVLRIDVDQRGGDISHPIPRQPQPSGSVTSHYFIPNDNPFVGLPGVLEEFFAVGLRSPHRMTLDPPTGRIFIGDVGGSSREELNIIEPTDPFGLNFQWDRIEGLGGDLNPPFIGVNHRPALDYPRSDGAAIIGGYVYRGQEFAAELGGRYVFGDNIANVIWVLDETTSPVRKVLLCSMPRGPGPNAGNDYVGLSGFGHDHENEIYMCQLSSTAGRIFKLRRGGPAPRQLPNLLSATGAFTDLATLTPSPGLVHYEPASPLWSDGASKERWMGIPDGTRIGFAPHGEWTFPAGAVWVKHFDLPVHETNPAIRRRLETRLLVRDTNGHVYGASYRWRPDQSDAEIVHGGLTEEIPITGAQQMGDLTSQDIGGPVAGSTMRPGDVWELTAGGADIWGATDQFRFAHQTREGDFDVRVRIHSVTPTDLHTKAGLMVRDSLNPNARHLMALVFPSNASRNNNDGGYEFQFRDTPGGQAAAIYPPRPNPRVRYPDSWLRLKRAGNVWTAYSSDDGRDWRPIATKTLTLPDTVYFGLALTAHTTSGARATARFDFRERYTQPWFFPGRDDCLRCHTVASGGVLGVSTRQSNREHLFLESGVRDNQLRAWNHAGYFDPALTESSIPGMPALVPLTDDGSPLERRVRSYLDSNCSHCHRPGGPAGQSQWDARIETPLGASGILGGPVVDTLGVSGSRVVLPRDLARSVMHRRLATATETYRMPPLAKNLVDREAVETLAAWITGLTGLPEVTLAFPEHGGIFPSGSRIILTAHARTTNGSIARVEFYDGDARLGEVSSPPYQLSWRPASGGNHEIRALATDSAGISASTPSTTVSVLDNSSGGLLGEYFNTMNLTGPSLVRLDPQVDFDWGDGSPMAGIDPDTFSVRWSGFLTPAYSELHTFIATVDDGFRLRVGGRLVINQWMDQPPTTHRGTIALTAGQPVAIRMEYYENGGGAVARVRWSSRSQPEEPLSARALRPPLPPSAPPTVILRSPVAGQMLAQDAPVTLVAEALDANGDLDAVEFHVNDLKLGETTDTPFQLEWIPRQPGLHRIRVRVRDHSGQTAETLVEIQVIAPPEVWLEIAAVEGTPAGFLIRAAVPDGLRVRLDAGERPGDWQSVEERTASGGRVEFLRSADRNLMFFRLVTGAGASEP from the coding sequence GTGCCGGCGTTTCCCAACCTGACCTTCCTGAATCCGATGGGACTGTTGCCGGTGCCGGGAACGTCCAATCTGGCGGTGTACGAGCGGGAGGGACGCATCTACCAGTTCCCCAACGATTCCCAAACGGCATCCAAAACCCTGGTGCTCGACATTTCCCGACAATGCCAGGGATGGGATGATTCCGGGCTGATGGGCATTGCCTACCACCCCGGTTTCGAAACCAACCGATTTCTGTTCGTCTACTACACCTGGGTGGCTCCCGGAACCGTCCGGGGCAGCGCCACCGCACGCCCGCCCACCGCGACGCCCAACCGCGACCGCCTGGAGCGCTACACGCTCGACGCCTCGGGTGTGGCCATTCCTGGAAGCGTCCAGATCCTGATGGATCAGCGCGCCGAAACCGTGTGGCACAACGGAGGCGGCATGTTCTTCCATCCGCAGGATGGCTTCCTCTATTTGACCAACGGCGATGATGCCATCGGGGCCAACGCCCAGCGCATCAACCGCAGCCTCCATTCCGGGGTGCTCCGGATTGACGTGGACCAGCGTGGCGGGGACATCAGCCATCCCATCCCGAGGCAGCCCCAGCCTTCGGGAAGCGTGACCTCCCACTACTTCATTCCGAACGACAACCCGTTCGTCGGGCTTCCCGGCGTGCTGGAGGAGTTCTTCGCCGTCGGCCTCCGGAGTCCGCACCGGATGACCCTGGATCCGCCCACCGGACGCATCTTCATCGGTGACGTCGGCGGCAGTTCCAGGGAGGAGCTCAACATCATCGAGCCCACCGACCCGTTCGGATTGAACTTTCAGTGGGATCGCATCGAGGGACTCGGCGGCGATCTCAATCCGCCCTTTATCGGCGTCAACCACCGTCCCGCCCTGGACTATCCCCGCAGTGACGGCGCGGCCATCATCGGCGGCTACGTGTATCGCGGACAGGAATTCGCAGCAGAGCTGGGCGGCCGATATGTATTCGGCGACAACATTGCGAACGTGATCTGGGTGCTCGACGAAACCACCAGCCCGGTTCGCAAGGTGCTTCTCTGCTCGATGCCGCGCGGTCCCGGGCCAAACGCGGGCAACGACTACGTGGGACTGTCGGGATTCGGCCACGATCATGAGAACGAAATTTACATGTGCCAGTTGAGCAGTACCGCTGGACGCATCTTCAAGCTGCGTCGGGGCGGACCGGCCCCCCGCCAACTGCCGAACCTCCTCTCGGCCACCGGCGCCTTCACGGATCTGGCCACGCTCACACCGTCCCCCGGATTGGTGCACTATGAACCGGCGTCCCCACTCTGGTCGGACGGTGCCAGCAAGGAGCGCTGGATGGGCATTCCCGACGGCACACGGATCGGCTTCGCGCCCCACGGCGAATGGACCTTTCCGGCCGGCGCCGTCTGGGTGAAGCACTTCGACCTGCCCGTCCACGAAACCAATCCGGCGATTCGACGCCGGCTGGAAACGCGCCTCCTCGTCCGTGACACCAATGGGCATGTGTACGGGGCCAGCTACCGGTGGCGTCCCGACCAGTCCGACGCCGAGATCGTGCATGGCGGTCTCACCGAGGAGATCCCCATCACCGGTGCCCAGCAGATGGGCGACCTGACCAGCCAGGACATCGGGGGACCGGTGGCTGGATCCACGATGCGCCCTGGCGATGTCTGGGAACTCACGGCGGGAGGCGCCGACATTTGGGGTGCCACCGACCAGTTCCGATTCGCCCATCAGACGCGCGAGGGGGACTTCGATGTCCGTGTCCGGATCCACTCGGTCACTCCCACCGATTTGCACACCAAGGCCGGCTTGATGGTGCGCGACTCACTGAATCCGAACGCGCGGCACCTGATGGCCCTGGTCTTCCCGAGCAACGCCTCAAGGAACAACAACGACGGCGGGTATGAGTTTCAGTTTCGCGACACGCCGGGTGGACAGGCCGCGGCAATCTACCCTCCACGGCCCAATCCGCGGGTGCGTTACCCGGACTCCTGGCTGCGCCTGAAGCGGGCCGGCAACGTATGGACCGCCTACAGCAGCGACGATGGGCGGGATTGGCGTCCCATCGCCACCAAGACCCTGACGCTTCCGGATACGGTCTACTTCGGCCTCGCCCTGACCGCCCACACCACGTCCGGCGCACGGGCGACGGCACGCTTCGATTTCCGGGAGCGTTACACCCAGCCCTGGTTCTTTCCGGGGCGTGACGACTGCCTGCGTTGCCACACTGTGGCCTCCGGCGGCGTGCTCGGGGTGTCCACGCGCCAGAGCAATCGGGAGCACCTCTTTCTGGAATCCGGGGTTCGGGACAACCAGCTTCGCGCCTGGAATCATGCCGGCTACTTCGATCCGGCCCTGACGGAATCGTCCATTCCCGGCATGCCCGCCCTGGTGCCCCTCACGGATGACGGGTCGCCACTGGAGCGGCGCGTCCGATCGTATCTCGATTCGAACTGCTCGCATTGCCACCGCCCCGGCGGGCCCGCCGGCCAGTCCCAATGGGACGCGCGGATTGAAACCCCGCTCGGCGCGTCGGGAATCCTCGGCGGCCCGGTGGTGGACACCCTCGGGGTGAGCGGCTCCCGGGTCGTGCTCCCCCGGGACCTCGCCCGGTCCGTGATGCACCGCCGCTTGGCCACGGCGACCGAGACGTACCGGATGCCCCCGCTCGCGAAGAATCTTGTGGATCGCGAGGCCGTCGAGACGCTCGCCGCGTGGATCACCGGATTGACCGGCCTGCCCGAGGTCACGCTCGCATTCCCCGAGCACGGCGGCATCTTTCCCTCCGGCTCCAGGATCATCCTCACCGCGCACGCGCGCACCACCAACGGTTCCATCGCGCGGGTCGAGTTTTATGACGGGGATGCCAGGCTCGGCGAAGTGAGTTCGCCGCCCTATCAGCTGAGCTGGCGGCCCGCCAGCGGCGGGAATCACGAGATCCGGGCCCTCGCAACGGATTCCGCGGGCATCTCCGCCAGCACGCCCTCCACGACCGTCTCCGTGCTGGACAACTCCTCCGGCGGGCTCCTTGGGGAATACTTCAACACCATGAATCTGACCGGCCCAAGCCTCGTGCGGCTGGATCCCCAGGTGGATTTCGACTGGGGCGATGGATCGCCCATGGCCGGGATTGACCCGGACACCTTTTCAGTGCGCTGGAGCGGCTTCCTGACGCCGGCATACTCGGAACTCCATACGTTCATTGCCACTGTGGACGACGGGTTCCGGCTGCGCGTCGGCGGTCGGCTCGTCATCAACCAGTGGATGGACCAGCCGCCCACGACGCACCGGGGCACGATCGCCCTGACGGCGGGCCAGCCCGTGGCCATCCGGATGGAGTACTACGAAAACGGCGGCGGCGCCGTGGCCCGGGTCCGATGGTCAAGCCGCAGCCAGCCGGAGGAGCCGCTTTCCGCCAGGGCGCTGCGACCGCCCCTGCCTCCATCCGCGCCACCGACGGTCATCCTGCGGTCGCCGGTCGCGGGACAGATGCTCGCCCAGGACGCGCCCGTCACTCTTGTCGCGGAGGCCTTGGACGCCAATGGCGACCTCGATGCGGTCGAATTCCATGTCAACGACCTGAAGCTGGGCGAGACGACCGACACGCCCTTCCAGTTGGAATGGATACCCCGTCAACCGGGTCTCCATCGCATCCGGGTGCGCGTCCGCGACCATTCGGGCCAGACGGCGGAAACCCTTGTCGAGATCCAGGTCATCGCGCCGCCAGAGGTTTGGCTGGAGATCGCGGCCGTCGAAGGCACACCGGCGGGATTCCTGATTCGTGCCGCCGTTCCGGATGGTCTGCGGGTGCGGCTGGATGCCGGCGAACGGCCCGGCGATTGGCAATCGGTCGAGGAGCGGACCGCTTCCGGAGGCCGTGTCGAGTTTCTCCGTTCCGCCGACCGGAACCTGATGTTCTTTCGCCTCGTCACCGGCGCCGGCGCCTCGGAGCCGTAG
- a CDS encoding TlyA family RNA methyltransferase, with amino-acid sequence MVTRLDQALVERGLCESRGRAQRSVMAGQVRVNGRRAGKPGDRVRDSDVLEVVTGERYVSRGGHKLEHALREFALDPTGLHALDVGASTGGFTDCLLQHGADRVVAVDVGQGQLAWKLRQDPRVVVLERVNARHLTVDHLPPNLREFDLAVMDCSFISLRHVLPPVARLLRPAGSVVALVKPQFEAGRDEADRGAGVITDPAVHARVLAELESFVARELPNLRWDAVTPSPLLGPAGNREFLALLTAHLSHPEDSGHPGRVAA; translated from the coding sequence GTGGTGACGCGTCTGGACCAGGCATTGGTGGAGCGTGGCCTGTGCGAGAGCCGGGGCCGCGCCCAGCGGTCCGTCATGGCCGGACAGGTGCGCGTCAACGGGCGGCGCGCCGGAAAGCCCGGGGACCGGGTCCGGGACTCCGACGTCTTGGAGGTCGTCACCGGCGAACGTTACGTGAGCCGGGGCGGACACAAGCTGGAACACGCGCTCCGCGAGTTCGCACTGGACCCGACGGGGCTTCATGCGCTGGACGTCGGAGCCAGCACGGGGGGATTCACCGACTGCCTGTTGCAGCATGGAGCGGACCGTGTCGTCGCCGTGGATGTCGGCCAGGGACAGCTCGCCTGGAAGCTGCGGCAGGACCCGCGGGTCGTGGTTCTGGAACGGGTCAATGCGCGCCACCTGACCGTGGACCATCTGCCGCCGAACCTCCGGGAATTTGATCTCGCCGTGATGGACTGCTCGTTCATATCGCTGCGACACGTCCTGCCCCCGGTCGCCCGGCTGTTGCGTCCCGCCGGAAGCGTGGTCGCCCTGGTAAAACCCCAGTTCGAGGCCGGGAGGGACGAGGCCGACCGGGGAGCTGGCGTGATCACAGATCCCGCAGTTCACGCCCGCGTGCTCGCCGAACTCGAAAGCTTCGTCGCCCGCGAACTCCCAAACCTCCGGTGGGACGCCGTCACCCCTTCCCCTCTCCTGGGCCCTGCCGGCAACCGCGAGTTCCTGGCCCTGCTGACGGCGCACCTCAGCCACCCCGAGGACTCCGGACACCCGGGCCGGGTCGCTGCATGA
- a CDS encoding purine-nucleoside phosphorylase, whose protein sequence is MASPKPATTAAFLRRTVPSPPRLAIQLGTGFGGIARQVTVSQEWSYRRVPGFPVGGVPGHEGRLIAGRLAEVPVWVLSGRTHYYEGAPMNQITFPIRVLAALDVETVLLTNASGGIGRQLRPGDFMILRDHINFMGSNPLRGPTPSGLPQFVDCHAVYDATLRTMLRRAARQAGVRCREGVYLSVSGPSFETPAEVRAFARLGADAVGMSTVPEALVARQHGQRVAAVSLVANPASGLDTTQPMLAHHDVLTLAAARELEATSLITGFVRLWAAAASHGRFPASDGRAAASR, encoded by the coding sequence ATGGCTTCACCGAAACCCGCCACCACCGCCGCGTTCCTCCGCCGGACGGTTCCGTCACCGCCGCGCCTTGCCATCCAGCTCGGAACCGGTTTCGGAGGCATCGCCCGGCAGGTCACCGTGTCGCAGGAGTGGAGCTATCGCCGAGTTCCTGGGTTCCCCGTCGGCGGCGTGCCCGGTCATGAGGGGCGGCTGATCGCGGGGCGGTTGGCGGAGGTCCCGGTCTGGGTGCTTTCGGGGCGCACTCACTACTACGAGGGCGCCCCGATGAACCAGATCACCTTTCCCATCCGCGTCCTGGCCGCACTCGACGTGGAAACGGTGCTCCTCACCAACGCCTCCGGCGGGATTGGCCGGCAACTGCGTCCGGGCGATTTCATGATCCTGCGCGACCACATCAATTTCATGGGTTCCAATCCACTGCGCGGGCCGACGCCGTCCGGACTTCCGCAATTCGTGGACTGCCACGCGGTGTACGACGCAACCCTGCGCACGATGCTCCGTCGTGCCGCACGCCAGGCCGGAGTCCGATGCCGGGAAGGAGTCTACCTGTCCGTCAGTGGTCCCAGCTTCGAAACGCCGGCGGAGGTCCGCGCGTTCGCCCGGCTCGGCGCCGACGCCGTCGGCATGAGCACCGTACCCGAGGCCCTGGTGGCGCGTCAGCATGGGCAGCGTGTCGCCGCCGTCAGTCTGGTGGCCAACCCCGCGTCCGGGCTGGACACAACGCAACCGATGCTGGCCCACCACGATGTCCTGACCCTCGCGGCCGCACGGGAATTGGAGGCCACATCCTTGATCACCGGGTTTGTCAGACTCTGGGCGGCGGCAGCAAGCCATGGGCGCTTCCCCGCATCCGATGGACGGGCAGCCGCGAGCCGCTGA